The following proteins are encoded in a genomic region of Cyclonatronum proteinivorum:
- the purF gene encoding amidophosphoribosyltransferase, whose amino-acid sequence MSDKPSDYCGIFGIYNHPEAAAMTYYGLHALQHRGQESAGIVSSVFDEERGHYVMPMHKDFGLVLNVFEDKKIFTDKLRGLKAIGHNRYSTSGSSSNPANIQPFRVHYRNGNLALAHNGNLTNAPSLRQRFINEGILFQSTSDTELILHLISHSLKTGQFEQIMDALRQIEGAYCLVIQTDDALIAVRDPNGFRPLALGRLGDAFVVASETCAFDIIGAEYVRDIAPGEVLVIDDEAIETAKPASYMLPRKPGTDTAGCVFEYVYFSRPDSRIFGENVDKVRRQIGKHLAREHRIPDIIRSESDKKPIVISVPDSSNTAALGYAGESRKLGYDCKFEIGLIRNHYVGRTFIAPGQESRQFKVRTKFNPVRGVIEDRIVLIVDDSIVRGTTSRMLIDMIRKCNPKEIHFLVSSPPIIEPCFYGMDFPSPDELIANKFDRDVSRIARELGVDSLHYLSPQGLIEAVKEANEGKLNYCSACFTGKYPVPVEAQMGKEANELV is encoded by the coding sequence ATGTCGGATAAACCGAGCGATTACTGCGGTATTTTTGGTATTTACAATCATCCGGAAGCCGCTGCAATGACCTATTACGGACTGCATGCATTGCAGCACAGGGGTCAGGAATCCGCTGGAATTGTAAGTTCTGTTTTTGATGAGGAGCGCGGGCATTATGTGATGCCGATGCATAAAGATTTCGGCCTTGTGCTGAATGTCTTCGAGGACAAGAAAATTTTTACGGATAAGCTTCGAGGGCTCAAGGCAATCGGGCATAACCGGTACTCGACATCCGGCTCATCTTCAAATCCGGCGAATATTCAGCCGTTTCGTGTGCATTACCGGAACGGGAATCTTGCGCTGGCGCATAATGGTAATCTGACGAATGCACCATCGCTGCGTCAGCGATTCATCAATGAGGGGATACTTTTTCAGAGTACGTCTGACACAGAGCTTATTCTGCACCTGATTTCTCACAGTCTTAAGACCGGGCAGTTTGAGCAAATTATGGATGCGCTGCGGCAAATTGAAGGCGCATACTGTTTGGTGATTCAAACGGATGACGCACTTATTGCGGTGCGTGATCCCAATGGTTTCCGGCCCCTTGCGCTTGGCCGTCTGGGAGACGCGTTTGTTGTAGCAAGTGAAACCTGTGCCTTTGATATCATCGGTGCTGAGTATGTGCGCGATATTGCGCCGGGCGAAGTGCTCGTTATTGATGATGAAGCTATTGAAACCGCCAAGCCCGCTTCCTACATGCTGCCGCGTAAACCCGGAACTGATACGGCAGGCTGTGTTTTTGAATATGTTTATTTCTCGCGGCCCGACAGCCGTATTTTTGGTGAAAATGTTGATAAGGTTCGCCGGCAGATCGGCAAGCACCTGGCGCGTGAACACCGTATTCCGGATATTATCAGGTCTGAATCGGATAAAAAGCCCATTGTAATTTCAGTGCCGGACAGTAGCAATACGGCCGCGCTTGGGTATGCAGGCGAAAGCCGGAAGCTGGGGTATGACTGTAAGTTTGAAATAGGCCTGATCAGGAATCACTATGTTGGCCGTACCTTTATAGCGCCGGGGCAGGAGTCCAGGCAGTTTAAGGTTCGGACGAAATTCAATCCGGTTCGTGGTGTTATAGAAGATCGTATCGTTTTGATCGTGGATGATTCTATCGTGCGTGGCACTACAAGCCGCATGCTTATTGATATGATCCGCAAGTGCAACCCAAAAGAAATACACTTTCTGGTCAGTTCGCCGCCTATAATAGAGCCGTGTTTTTACGGGATGGATTTCCCGAGCCCTGATGAGCTTATTGCCAATAAATTCGACCGGGATGTTTCACGTATTGCGCGTGAGCTGGGTGTTGACAGCCTGCATTACTTGTCGCCACAGGGACTTATTGAAGCTGTAAAAGAAGCCAATGAAGGCAAGCTTAATTATTGCAGCGCCTGTTTTACAGGTAAATATCCTGTTCCTGTAGAAGCGCAGATGGGTAAGGAAGCCAACGAACTGGTCTGA
- the yihA gene encoding ribosome biogenesis GTP-binding protein YihA/YsxC — protein sequence MKANNRFEKEPNQDYVTQFTKAEFVLSAPKLTFCPEDNLPEFCLAGRSNVGKSSIVNALTNQSKLAKTSNVPGKTREMNYFRINDSWYLVDLPGYGYAKVSKKEQQRWGQAMTEYLLKRQQLCLVLIVLDIRHKPHESDLDFMFWLAENAIPFANVFNKADKVGKKHHHDALVSLKELHEEMNIEVPVISISAQKKDGLTDLENLITEFIDDVPEA from the coding sequence ATGAAAGCGAACAACAGATTTGAGAAAGAGCCAAATCAGGACTACGTAACACAGTTCACGAAAGCTGAATTTGTGTTGTCAGCCCCCAAACTTACGTTTTGTCCGGAGGATAATCTTCCGGAGTTTTGCCTTGCAGGCCGTTCTAATGTGGGGAAATCTTCTATTGTAAATGCCCTTACGAATCAGAGTAAGCTGGCTAAGACAAGCAATGTGCCGGGCAAAACGCGTGAAATGAATTATTTCAGGATAAATGACAGCTGGTATCTGGTTGATCTGCCCGGCTACGGCTACGCGAAGGTTTCCAAAAAAGAACAGCAGCGGTGGGGGCAGGCCATGACAGAGTATTTGCTTAAACGACAGCAGCTGTGTTTGGTGTTAATTGTGCTTGATATTCGCCATAAACCGCACGAAAGCGATCTCGATTTTATGTTTTGGCTTGCTGAAAATGCGATTCCGTTTGCCAATGTGTTTAATAAGGCAGATAAGGTTGGCAAAAAGCATCACCATGACGCTCTTGTTTCCCTGAAAGAGCTGCATGAGGAAATGAATATTGAGGTACCGGTTATAAGTATCTCGGCTCAGAAAAAAGACGGCTTAACCGATTTGGAAAATCTGATTACTGAGTTTATCGATGACGTGCCGGAAGCCTGA
- the serA gene encoding phosphoglycerate dehydrogenase gives MSNKPKVLLLDNIDPVSAEILAGRGINGELYAKLTPAELEAHIKDAAGIVVRSATQVDEALLAKAPKLKVVGRAGVGVDNIDIQAATRRGVLVMNTPDGNTISTAEHACGLILSLVRNIPNAVESLKAGRWDRKKYLGTEVHGKTLGVVGLGKIGSGVAQRMLAFGMHVVGFDPYMTNERARELGIKLVDMDELYASSDIITVHTPLTDKTRNLISKEQAPKLKKGVKLVNCARGGIFNEADLLDMLNDGTVSELALDVYSTEPPTDDMRALLEHPHVVCTPHLGASTEEAQEKVAVQIAHQLADALELKDFKGSINGKSIALSTNAELQPYLKLAEQLGRFCIQLAGWNVKELTIEYTGKCGTHAEVLTDAFLAGYLHQVDEAPVNLINSRYLADGKGIKIREIKESSSGTFSELMTVHIGGAEAFSRVSGAVFGDSDYRVVGINSLQIEVQLQGNLIIYKNVDKPGMLAAVSSKLAENDINIASLSLGRNPANMRAITAIAIDKPAEKTILEEMASVDGVEYLTPISL, from the coding sequence ATGAGTAACAAACCCAAAGTACTATTACTTGATAATATAGATCCTGTTAGCGCCGAAATTTTAGCCGGGCGCGGCATTAACGGCGAGTTGTATGCCAAGTTAACCCCGGCTGAGCTGGAAGCACACATTAAAGACGCGGCGGGAATTGTCGTAAGAAGCGCAACACAAGTTGATGAAGCGCTTCTGGCCAAGGCTCCAAAGTTAAAAGTTGTAGGCCGTGCCGGCGTAGGCGTCGATAATATTGATATACAGGCTGCAACCCGTCGAGGAGTGCTCGTCATGAATACACCTGACGGCAATACCATTTCTACCGCTGAGCACGCCTGCGGCTTAATTCTTTCTCTGGTCAGAAATATTCCGAATGCTGTAGAGTCATTGAAGGCCGGGCGGTGGGACCGTAAGAAGTACCTTGGTACAGAAGTACATGGTAAAACGCTGGGTGTTGTGGGTCTTGGAAAAATTGGTTCAGGGGTCGCGCAGCGGATGCTGGCTTTTGGCATGCATGTCGTCGGTTTTGATCCGTACATGACCAATGAGCGTGCCCGCGAGCTTGGGATTAAGCTTGTGGATATGGATGAGCTTTATGCTTCATCTGATATTATTACCGTACATACGCCGCTTACAGATAAAACCCGTAACCTGATTTCAAAAGAACAGGCCCCCAAGCTTAAGAAGGGGGTGAAGCTGGTAAATTGTGCCCGTGGGGGAATCTTTAATGAGGCTGATTTGCTGGATATGCTGAATGATGGTACGGTATCGGAACTTGCGCTGGATGTGTACAGTACTGAACCGCCTACAGACGATATGCGGGCTTTGCTGGAGCATCCACACGTAGTATGTACGCCGCATTTAGGCGCTTCAACCGAGGAGGCGCAGGAAAAGGTTGCCGTTCAGATCGCACATCAGCTTGCGGACGCGCTCGAACTTAAGGATTTCAAAGGAAGCATTAACGGGAAGTCTATTGCGCTGTCCACAAATGCTGAGCTGCAGCCCTACTTAAAGCTTGCTGAGCAGCTGGGTCGTTTCTGCATTCAGCTCGCAGGCTGGAACGTAAAAGAGCTTACGATCGAATATACGGGCAAGTGCGGCACACATGCGGAAGTACTGACCGACGCATTTCTTGCGGGCTACCTGCATCAGGTTGATGAGGCTCCGGTAAACCTGATTAATTCACGCTACCTTGCAGACGGGAAGGGCATCAAAATCAGAGAAATTAAGGAGAGCTCTTCCGGCACCTTCTCAGAACTCATGACCGTTCACATTGGCGGAGCTGAAGCCTTCTCGCGCGTTTCAGGCGCCGTATTCGGAGATTCTGATTACCGGGTAGTAGGTATCAACAGCCTTCAGATTGAAGTGCAGCTGCAGGGCAACCTGATTATCTATAAAAATGTGGATAAGCCGGGTATGCTTGCTGCGGTCAGTTCCAAGCTTGCAGAAAATGATATCAACATTGCGTCTCTTAGTTTGGGGCGAAACCCTGCAAACATGCGTGCAATCACAGCTATTGCGATTGATAAGCCCGCTGAAAAGACAATACTTGAGGAAATGGCTTCCGTAGATGGGGTAGAATACCTTACGCCAATTTCGCTCTGA
- a CDS encoding outer membrane protein, whose translation MKSSIFITALLAITLNFPGFMNDASAQDFDNERRATLSVHGGLTLTNSAFRAGPLGSVEVDNKNKAAFGASFGYALTPALTLEILGQFQQFENGSNQSFNSIYESTVLDFTFRTNYNLNYILGLNRVWSNFSPYISLGAGIQYYDFERTRNPGTPTALTADDSGVNLVGVIGAGANIRVTNGIDFFLQYDFRAAPDNAISRVLRSNNDRKTITYGSLFGGLRFHFGESEARHMSWRPAPMDLYEEDFNRLMALHTRMDDLERQLAAQGDDMSNLEARTSTLENRADDHETRISDLETQFAEMQETMRDRERERETRTTMTTDERGLTQVLDDGHYVQVFAGLTLAQAQGVRQTLIRELQGVVDNPAQMVLITQRRQFYEVRVGVFNRFPETANVLRTAQSSFSDAFVVTFPRPAHLSSQYQDIRRTN comes from the coding sequence ATGAAATCTTCAATATTCATAACTGCTTTATTAGCAATTACACTCAATTTCCCTGGGTTCATGAACGACGCTTCAGCCCAAGATTTTGACAATGAGAGACGTGCTACCCTCTCCGTTCACGGAGGTTTAACCCTTACAAATTCTGCTTTCAGAGCCGGACCTCTTGGAAGTGTTGAAGTAGACAACAAGAATAAAGCAGCCTTCGGTGCAAGTTTTGGATATGCCCTTACGCCTGCTTTGACCTTAGAAATACTTGGACAGTTTCAGCAATTCGAAAATGGCTCAAACCAAAGCTTCAACTCAATTTATGAGTCAACGGTACTTGACTTTACCTTCAGAACCAATTACAATTTAAATTACATTCTCGGTTTAAATCGGGTGTGGAGCAACTTTTCTCCCTATATCTCTTTGGGTGCAGGTATTCAGTACTATGATTTTGAACGCACCAGAAATCCAGGAACCCCAACGGCCCTAACCGCTGATGATTCAGGTGTCAATTTGGTAGGTGTGATTGGTGCAGGAGCAAACATCAGAGTTACGAACGGAATCGACTTCTTCTTGCAGTATGATTTCAGAGCGGCTCCTGATAACGCAATTTCACGCGTACTTCGCAGCAATAATGACAGAAAAACCATCACCTACGGTTCACTCTTTGGCGGTCTTCGTTTCCATTTTGGTGAGAGTGAAGCGCGTCACATGTCATGGAGACCCGCTCCAATGGATCTCTACGAAGAAGATTTCAACAGACTCATGGCCCTCCATACCCGTATGGATGACCTTGAGCGTCAGCTTGCTGCACAGGGCGATGACATGAGCAATCTCGAAGCAAGAACCTCTACACTGGAAAACCGCGCTGACGATCATGAGACTCGTATCTCTGACCTCGAAACTCAGTTTGCAGAAATGCAGGAAACCATGCGTGACCGTGAAAGAGAGCGTGAAACACGCACAACTATGACTACCGACGAACGTGGCCTCACCCAGGTTCTTGACGACGGACATTATGTCCAGGTATTTGCCGGTCTTACCCTTGCTCAGGCACAAGGCGTTCGCCAAACCTTAATTCGTGAGCTTCAGGGCGTAGTAGATAATCCTGCTCAGATGGTATTGATCACACAGCGCCGTCAGTTCTATGAAGTCCGCGTTGGTGTATTCAACCGTTTCCCTGAAACTGCAAACGTTCTGAGAACCGCTCAGTCCAGCTTTAGTGACGCTTTCGTGGTAACATTCCCGCGTCCTGCTCACTTAAGCTCACAGTATCAGGATATCAGAAGAACAAACTAA
- a CDS encoding aldehyde dehydrogenase family protein → MNLHNLQETDVRIQLLNRLKERIIAAKSNVAEALMADLGKPSEEAEVTEIIPVISELRHIVKNLQSWVLPKKVNKSLLHLTADSYILYKPKGNVLILSPWNYPFNLVISPLAYAISAGNRVTIKPSEFTKNTNRVLKQIVSACLPSEICSFVEGDAAVAAELTSQPWDHIFFTGSPAVGKKVMMAAAQNLVPVTLELGGKSPCIVTENADLEKAARRVAWGKFTNCGQTCIAPDYLLVHKNIYDTFLGLLKSELQTLYPQACLGRQDDSGYGRIIHQSHFLRLKELLDEATDKGAKHLLPYFFDADDKFMSPVVLELNQKHDSLRLMEEEIFGPLLPVFSWQNDDDITPFLKRHSKPLAAYIFSRSSKEARFWRNRINTGGFVINDVLSHFAHNNLPFGGNGSSGHGRSHGFFGFREFSIEMAVLESGPGPSGAELVGPPYTDLKRKIINTALKLV, encoded by the coding sequence ATGAATTTACATAATTTGCAAGAAACTGATGTTCGCATTCAGCTATTAAATAGGTTAAAAGAACGAATTATTGCGGCGAAATCAAATGTAGCTGAAGCACTAATGGCGGATTTAGGTAAACCTTCAGAGGAAGCCGAAGTTACTGAAATTATACCGGTTATATCAGAGCTCAGACACATCGTGAAAAACCTGCAATCATGGGTACTGCCCAAAAAGGTCAATAAATCACTGCTGCATCTTACAGCTGATTCGTACATACTGTACAAGCCTAAAGGAAATGTACTGATTTTATCCCCTTGGAATTATCCGTTTAACCTGGTGATTAGTCCGCTTGCGTATGCAATTTCTGCCGGAAACAGAGTTACGATAAAGCCGTCTGAGTTTACAAAAAACACAAACAGGGTTCTGAAGCAGATAGTTTCAGCATGCTTGCCTTCCGAAATCTGCTCATTTGTTGAAGGGGATGCAGCTGTTGCCGCGGAACTAACCTCACAGCCATGGGATCATATTTTTTTCACGGGAAGCCCCGCAGTTGGCAAAAAAGTGATGATGGCCGCTGCGCAAAATCTTGTTCCTGTAACCCTTGAATTGGGCGGGAAATCTCCTTGTATAGTAACTGAAAATGCTGATCTTGAAAAAGCTGCGCGGCGTGTTGCGTGGGGGAAATTCACCAATTGCGGACAAACCTGTATTGCGCCAGATTACTTACTCGTTCATAAAAATATTTACGATACATTTCTCGGATTACTCAAGTCAGAACTACAAACCCTTTATCCACAGGCCTGTCTTGGTCGTCAGGATGATTCGGGTTATGGAAGAATCATTCACCAATCGCATTTTTTGAGACTTAAGGAATTACTTGATGAGGCTACTGACAAAGGTGCAAAGCATTTGTTGCCTTATTTTTTTGATGCGGATGACAAGTTTATGAGTCCGGTTGTTTTGGAGCTTAATCAAAAACATGATTCCTTAAGGCTCATGGAAGAAGAAATTTTCGGTCCGTTGCTGCCTGTATTTTCATGGCAAAACGACGATGATATTACACCTTTTCTGAAGCGACATTCCAAGCCTCTTGCGGCCTACATTTTTAGCAGAAGTTCAAAAGAAGCTCGATTTTGGCGTAACCGGATTAATACAGGCGGGTTTGTGATCAATGATGTTTTAAGTCATTTTGCCCACAACAACCTTCCTTTTGGAGGCAACGGAAGCAGCGGGCACGGACGCAGCCATGGGTTCTTTGGTTTCAGAGAATTTTCAATAGAGATGGCTGTGTTGGAAAGTGGCCCGGGGCCGTCGGGTGCTGAGTTGGTTGGGCCGCCTTACACCGACCTGAAAAGAAAAATTATAAATACAGCATTAAAGCTGGTCTGA
- a CDS encoding NAD-dependent epimerase, translated as MKVMITGTAGFIGFHLVKLLIQDGHEVVGIDSINDYYDINLKYDRLKETGIDKEAIQEGTAVQSTTLSGYRFVKLGLEDKEGILELFKKERFDVVVNLAAQAGVRYSLINPHTYIDANITGFLNILEGCRHYPVKHLIYASSSSVYGANTKMPFSVNHNVDHPVSLYATSKKANELMAHTYANLFNIPSTGLRFFTVYGPWGRPDMALFLFTKAITENKPIDVFNHGEMMRDFTYIDDIVESIRRLVPKPPVASTSWSGDNPDPATSFAPYQIFNIGNSNPVKLMDFVKEIEKNLGREAEKNMMDIQPGDVPKTWADVEALFDYTDYRPKYTIKEGIKNFIEWYKDYYKVSV; from the coding sequence ATGAAAGTAATGATAACCGGTACGGCCGGTTTCATCGGGTTCCATCTTGTTAAGCTACTTATTCAGGATGGACACGAAGTTGTAGGTATAGATAGCATTAACGACTACTACGACATCAATCTAAAGTATGACAGGCTAAAGGAGACCGGAATTGATAAAGAAGCTATTCAGGAGGGGACAGCTGTTCAAAGCACCACCTTGTCCGGATATCGTTTTGTAAAACTTGGCCTGGAAGACAAAGAAGGTATTTTGGAGCTGTTCAAAAAAGAGCGCTTTGATGTTGTTGTCAATCTTGCAGCACAGGCAGGCGTGCGATACAGTCTGATCAATCCGCATACCTATATCGATGCGAATATTACCGGCTTCCTCAATATACTTGAGGGTTGCAGACATTATCCTGTTAAACACTTGATTTACGCTTCTTCAAGTTCAGTGTACGGTGCCAATACAAAAATGCCGTTTTCTGTCAACCACAATGTTGATCACCCGGTAAGTCTGTACGCAACCTCCAAAAAAGCTAACGAACTGATGGCGCATACCTACGCCAATCTGTTCAACATACCTTCAACCGGACTTCGCTTTTTCACCGTTTACGGCCCATGGGGACGTCCTGACATGGCGCTGTTCCTGTTTACTAAAGCCATTACAGAAAACAAACCTATTGATGTCTTCAATCACGGGGAGATGATGCGTGACTTCACCTATATTGACGACATTGTGGAAAGTATTCGCAGACTTGTACCTAAACCACCGGTAGCGAGTACAAGCTGGTCCGGCGACAATCCCGACCCTGCCACAAGTTTCGCTCCCTATCAGATCTTCAATATCGGCAACAGTAACCCCGTTAAGCTGATGGATTTCGTAAAGGAAATTGAAAAGAATCTTGGCAGGGAAGCAGAAAAGAACATGATGGACATTCAACCAGGCGATGTACCTAAAACATGGGCTGACGTTGAAGCATTGTTTGATTACACCGATTACCGGCCCAAGTACACTATAAAAGAAGGCATCAAAAATTTTATCGAGTGGTACAAAGACTACTACAAAGTCTCTGTTTAG
- a CDS encoding polysaccharide biosynthesis protein has translation MKEALTKLLSKENLKADLFIGIRKRYFIKVGLDLFLFLLCAPIAVFIRMGHIDAWELLLIYTGVATLSKLISIYLIKIYRQSWHNVSVFDLFQVLSVGLLSGLITFAAVIVMRQVSVYAVPFGVVFIDVVLSVLALGAFRMLARVVSERVVLINSKQSEKGKRVLIIGAGSAGTTMAKELRKAPEVNMQPVGFLDDDEAKIKQTFVGLRVFGTTEVIDQVVKEQRIDMVLIAIPSNPDAVREILKKTSNLKVKHRILPRLTDLADENVSISQIREVDVEDLLQREPVNLNTDEIANYVSDKTVLVTGAGGSIGSEIVRQVCRFSPAHILLIGRGENSIYQLQLELNRSYSNIKYSAYITDVRDRESLKRIFETHKPDILFHAAAHKHVPLMEDNPEQAVFNNIMGTKNLVELALDYNVERFVNVSTDKAVNPTSVMGASKRVAEYVVEWGSTKARDTQIFVSVRFGNVLGSRGSVIPIFKDQIQSGGPVTVTHPDMNRYFMTIPEASQLVLQAGGMEHNGAVYVLDMGKPVKISDLARDLIQLSGLVPGKDIVIKFTGMRPGEKLFEELLTAEEGTESSKYKKIMISRKSKVGINNLDEMLGKIFAAAAQGDGTAIRKCFYEMIPNYSGYAGNGSPDETNTGQDLHSAKLN, from the coding sequence ATGAAAGAAGCCCTTACCAAGTTATTATCTAAAGAGAATCTTAAGGCAGACCTGTTTATTGGGATCAGGAAACGGTATTTCATTAAGGTCGGCTTAGACCTGTTTCTTTTCCTCCTGTGTGCTCCGATTGCAGTTTTTATTCGGATGGGTCATATTGACGCATGGGAATTGTTATTGATTTACACTGGCGTTGCTACCTTATCCAAGCTGATATCAATCTACCTGATAAAAATTTACAGGCAGTCGTGGCATAATGTCTCGGTATTCGACCTTTTTCAGGTTTTGAGCGTTGGGTTGCTATCCGGTCTGATTACTTTTGCTGCTGTAATCGTCATGCGGCAGGTATCCGTTTATGCTGTGCCCTTTGGAGTTGTTTTTATTGATGTTGTGCTTTCTGTTTTAGCACTCGGGGCTTTTCGAATGTTAGCCAGAGTTGTTAGCGAGAGGGTCGTTTTAATCAACAGCAAACAATCTGAAAAAGGCAAGCGTGTCCTAATCATCGGTGCAGGCAGTGCAGGCACAACCATGGCCAAAGAGCTAAGAAAAGCACCTGAGGTCAACATGCAACCGGTTGGCTTTTTGGATGATGATGAAGCGAAGATCAAACAAACTTTTGTTGGCCTGAGGGTATTCGGAACAACTGAGGTTATTGATCAGGTCGTAAAAGAACAGCGCATTGATATGGTACTTATCGCGATCCCGTCCAACCCGGATGCTGTTCGCGAGATCCTGAAAAAAACATCAAATCTCAAAGTTAAGCACCGGATTTTGCCCCGCTTAACAGATCTTGCAGATGAGAATGTATCCATATCCCAAATACGCGAGGTAGATGTCGAAGACCTATTACAGCGGGAGCCTGTAAACCTGAATACAGATGAAATTGCTAATTATGTTAGTGATAAAACGGTACTCGTTACCGGTGCAGGAGGGTCAATAGGTTCAGAAATTGTACGACAGGTCTGCCGGTTTTCACCGGCTCATATTTTACTGATTGGCCGTGGGGAGAACAGCATTTACCAGCTGCAGCTTGAGCTCAACAGGTCATACAGCAACATCAAATACTCAGCCTACATCACAGATGTACGCGACAGGGAATCGCTTAAGCGCATATTCGAAACGCACAAACCGGATATTCTTTTCCATGCAGCTGCGCATAAGCACGTCCCGCTCATGGAAGATAACCCTGAGCAGGCTGTCTTTAACAACATCATGGGTACAAAAAACCTTGTTGAACTGGCCCTTGATTATAATGTAGAGCGATTTGTAAATGTATCGACAGATAAGGCTGTCAACCCAACATCTGTAATGGGCGCTTCCAAACGTGTTGCAGAGTATGTGGTGGAATGGGGATCAACAAAAGCCCGGGATACCCAGATTTTCGTATCTGTTCGCTTCGGCAACGTACTCGGCAGTCGAGGCAGTGTTATACCGATTTTCAAAGATCAGATTCAGAGCGGGGGACCGGTCACGGTTACCCATCCGGATATGAACCGGTATTTTATGACCATTCCGGAGGCTTCACAGCTTGTTCTTCAGGCAGGAGGTATGGAGCATAATGGTGCGGTATATGTTCTCGACATGGGCAAACCCGTAAAAATATCTGATCTCGCACGCGATCTCATACAACTCTCAGGTCTCGTTCCTGGCAAGGATATTGTTATCAAGTTTACCGGCATGCGTCCCGGCGAAAAGCTGTTCGAAGAGTTGCTAACCGCAGAAGAGGGAACGGAGAGTTCGAAATACAAGAAAATTATGATTTCGAGAAAAAGTAAGGTTGGTATAAACAACCTCGATGAGATGCTCGGAAAAATTTTTGCTGCGGCTGCGCAAGGTGACGGAACGGCCATCAGGAAATGCTTTTACGAAATGATACCGAACTATTCCGGCTATGCAGGTAATGGAAGCCCTGACGAGACCAACACCGGTCAGGATCTTCATTCCGCGAAATTAAACTAA
- a CDS encoding NUDIX domain-containing protein, whose product MKSGSDAHPSAETVSCTPRLIDVYPYRMSTAGIEFLLMRRAKGKLYEGQWRMVGGKVKPAETAAMAAFRELDEETGLIPTLFWCVPSLNAYFDFKANTVHHIAVFACCCETNAVPLLNYEHDQYDWFTADKAALKTRWPEQQRLIQLITRILQSQTPLPPEWVLSHS is encoded by the coding sequence TTGAAATCAGGATCTGACGCTCATCCATCTGCTGAAACTGTTAGCTGTACTCCCCGGCTTATTGATGTGTACCCGTATCGAATGAGCACGGCGGGCATCGAATTTTTGCTGATGCGACGCGCCAAAGGAAAGCTCTATGAAGGGCAGTGGCGAATGGTTGGTGGAAAGGTCAAACCTGCCGAAACAGCAGCAATGGCAGCTTTTCGGGAGCTGGATGAAGAAACCGGATTAATTCCCACGCTTTTTTGGTGCGTACCGTCTTTAAATGCTTATTTTGATTTCAAGGCAAATACGGTTCATCACATAGCTGTATTTGCATGCTGCTGCGAGACCAATGCAGTACCGTTACTCAACTATGAGCACGATCAGTATGATTGGTTTACTGCAGACAAAGCAGCTTTAAAAACCCGGTGGCCGGAGCAGCAGCGCCTGATTCAACTCATCACACGCATTCTTCAATCACAGACGCCCCTCCCCCCTGAATGGGTACTTTCACATTCCTGA
- a CDS encoding SxtJ family membrane protein, with protein sequence MTKPTFIGGLLQEIEFSRKKIRDFGLVMLFIPGLLIPAVLSWLADWSITSAAAIFALTGIFLFVFTLVRPMALKGVYKGWMLLALLLALLTTKITISLVYFLVMTPIGLYRRYQNDDPISMKADSQKESYWVDRKEQRPTPESYEKQY encoded by the coding sequence TTGACTAAACCAACTTTTATTGGTGGCCTGCTGCAGGAAATCGAGTTCAGCCGCAAGAAAATACGCGATTTTGGTCTGGTGATGCTCTTCATCCCCGGGCTTCTCATTCCGGCTGTGCTGAGCTGGCTCGCAGACTGGAGCATTACGTCAGCCGCAGCGATTTTCGCCCTGACAGGGATTTTCCTGTTTGTATTCACCCTGGTCAGACCGATGGCTCTTAAGGGCGTTTATAAAGGCTGGATGCTGCTGGCCCTGCTGCTGGCCCTGCTGACAACCAAAATCACGATCAGTCTGGTTTATTTTTTGGTGATGACCCCCATCGGCCTGTATAGACGGTATCAAAATGATGACCCTATTTCCATGAAAGCTGATTCTCAGAAGGAGAGCTACTGGGTTGATCGCAAGGAGCAAAGGCCAACCCCGGAATCGTATGAAAAACAATACTAA